A part of Astatotilapia calliptera chromosome 15, fAstCal1.2, whole genome shotgun sequence genomic DNA contains:
- the hebp2 gene encoding heme-binding protein 2, with amino-acid sequence MRIYVTGRDVTKTSAPNSTHLVRPDIGYQTLELTAAGKLSLLLSYPWKRRFGSSVMLKAVGQVLFSTGLQNPKFTAEEKKGQDYEIRTYQPTKWVSTSVSGMQLEAALSTGFRRLFNYIQGNNKNKAKVEMTAPVTCYVKPGAGPACESQFTVSFYIPEEHQATPPEPNEPEVFIEHRKELTVYVRTYGGFSNDNMKREELLKLMESLKRDGVQYIEKPYYVAGYDSPFKLTNRRNEVWILKNEEEQ; translated from the exons ATGCGCATTTATGTAACAGGAAGAGATGTTACGAAAACAAGCGCTCCTAACAGCACACACCTTGTTCGCCCAGACATCGGTTACCAAACACTCGAGTTGACTG CGGCTGGAAAGCTGAGTTTGCTTCTGTCTTATCCTTGGAAAAGGAGGTTTGGATCATCAGTCATGCTGAAAGCTGTGGGACAAGTGTTGTTCTCAACTGGTCTGCAGAATCCGAAATTCACTGCAGAGGAGAAAAAG GGACAGGACTATGAAATCCGCACCTACCAGCCCACTAAGTGGGTGAGCACCTCTGTGAGCGGGATGCAGCTGGAAGCAGCCTTGTCTACTGGCTTCCGTAGACTCTTCAACTACATCCAaggcaacaataaaaaca AGGCCAAAGTGGAGATGACGGCCCCCGTGACGTGCTACGTGAAACCCGGGGCCGGCCCTGCATGTGAATCTCAGTTCACCGTATCCTTCTACATCCCAGAGGAGCATCAGGCCACTCCACCCGAGCCCAACGAGCCCGAGGTGTTTATAGAGCACAGGAAGGAGTTGACGGTGTATGTCAG GACATACGGTGGTTTCTCCAATGATAACATGAAGCGTGAAGAGCTGCTGAAGCTTATGGAAAGTCTGAAGAGGGATGGAGTCCAATACATCGAGAAACCGTACTACGTAGCCGGGTACGACAGCCCTTTCAAACTGACCAACCGCAGGAATGAGGTTTGGATCCTCAAGAACGAAGAGGAGCAGTAG